In Leptospira congkakensis, one DNA window encodes the following:
- a CDS encoding PAS domain-containing sensor histidine kinase → MSTLPKTYEALLADLKRLEEENQMLKQSHGNKNLDHSSLINALQFTQFSIDTISDAIVWTDEDGNYVFVNDAACRNYGYTKEELLSMQMFQVDPLFTVEMWKAHWQEILERKSFSIETINRTKDGTSFPIEVTVNLVEYGGKKYNCGIIRNITERKLAENNLKQSAIRLAELNSTKDKFFSIIAHDLRGPLGTQKEFTKILSEKDSSFTDSERTSYLKMLEESSDLVYSLLENLLDWARSQTGAIQFQPISLPFYDLVQRVIGLLSLSANKKSVAIHNKIPKDLEIFADPFMIETVIRNLISNAIKYSLEGKQVTIGVLPSEQIPEPKENSKPKMVSSFKTKIDPNATIFFVKDTGVGMKEEQIQNLFRLDRKTSTLGTNQETGTGLGLILCKEFLEKHKSTLWVETEIDVGSTFFFQLVQNTKTI, encoded by the coding sequence ATGTCGACTCTACCTAAGACATACGAAGCTTTACTAGCAGATCTAAAACGTTTGGAAGAGGAAAACCAAATGTTAAAACAATCACATGGAAATAAAAACCTAGACCATTCTAGTTTAATCAATGCTTTGCAGTTCACACAATTTTCAATCGATACAATCTCTGATGCCATTGTTTGGACGGATGAAGACGGAAATTATGTTTTTGTGAACGATGCTGCTTGTAGAAACTACGGATACACGAAAGAAGAATTACTTTCTATGCAAATGTTTCAAGTAGATCCTTTGTTTACCGTTGAAATGTGGAAAGCTCATTGGCAAGAAATCTTAGAACGCAAATCCTTTTCTATCGAAACGATCAATCGTACAAAAGATGGAACCTCCTTTCCAATCGAAGTGACTGTCAATTTAGTAGAATATGGAGGAAAAAAATACAACTGCGGTATCATTCGTAACATCACTGAAAGAAAACTCGCTGAAAATAATTTAAAACAATCTGCCATTCGATTAGCAGAATTAAACTCTACTAAGGATAAATTTTTTTCGATCATCGCACATGATCTACGAGGACCACTTGGAACACAAAAAGAATTCACAAAAATCCTAAGTGAAAAAGATTCTTCCTTCACTGATTCCGAAAGAACTTCTTATTTAAAAATGTTGGAAGAATCTTCTGATTTAGTTTATTCTCTACTCGAAAATTTATTAGATTGGGCTCGTTCCCAAACAGGTGCCATCCAATTCCAACCAATTTCTCTCCCTTTTTATGATTTAGTACAACGAGTGATAGGGCTTCTAAGTCTATCAGCTAACAAAAAGTCAGTGGCAATTCATAACAAAATTCCAAAAGATTTGGAAATTTTTGCCGATCCATTTATGATTGAAACGGTCATTCGTAATTTGATTTCCAACGCAATCAAATACAGTTTAGAAGGTAAGCAGGTAACCATAGGTGTTTTACCTTCGGAACAAATACCGGAACCAAAAGAAAATTCTAAACCAAAAATGGTATCTAGTTTCAAAACAAAAATAGATCCAAATGCCACTATCTTCTTTGTAAAGGATACTGGCGTGGGTATGAAGGAAGAACAAATTCAAAATTTATTTCGACTGGATCGAAAGACCTCTACTTTAGGTACAAATCAAGAAACAGGTACTGGGCTTGGCCTCATTCTGTGTAAAGAATTTTTAGAAAAACATAAAAGTACCCTTTGGGTAGAAACTGAAATCGATGTAGGCTCCACATTCTTTTTTCAATTAGTACAAAACACAAAAACTATTTAA
- a CDS encoding 7TM diverse intracellular signaling domain-containing protein: protein MKRVKNQWIPFIRVLVIFLFLGNGEVFGQETTIDLKNLETSPIYLANSILVLEDPNNQLDFETIQSPEYAAKFIKVPSSKEAFNFSYSKSTYWLRIQVQNPNPIPKDTVIVVAYPRLKTMDLYFQSTKEFKEIHSGYTVPLSLRPYKSRFFVFPIQFSGNATATLYLKVNSPNAINLPIQLWDKVTYDRHEIDDHVIQALYFGIALAMAIFNLFVFFILKDSNYLLYVFLVLSTALTIASHNGIASEYLWQNSPWMDQYLINILISVVLILFLVFMRNLLNTKKLVPKLDFVSKVLIVVQIVLPLFYILSFDSFIKIMVVSHSFTAFWILFNAIICSFQKERIAYFFLLAFAFLFSALIVSTLRALGFIPTNSFTIDGPQFGSAAEMLLLAFALADRYNTIIKEKETAEALVKSNLEKSNLDLEEKVKERTYILNKTLSAMRRDLFVAKKIQENSLITDPKLFHQLHLVYRYLPVSEVGGDFFDVCQLNETKFRILIADATGHGVHAAMITMAIKGLYDNIKNFELMPSKVMEIFNEEFMDNFVSLNSLLTALILDIDIDKKTIQFASAGHPPAVLLKKNEIQLLEKTGRMMGLKKQTHYGQSELHWETGDRLFLFTDGVFEAFNPKEEEFGEEKAYALFQSTRNLSLDAAEDHLLKTLQIFLNGQDRQDDLTILGIDL from the coding sequence ATGAAAAGGGTAAAAAACCAATGGATTCCGTTCATTCGCGTTTTGGTAATCTTTCTTTTTTTAGGAAACGGAGAAGTGTTCGGGCAGGAAACAACAATTGATTTAAAAAATTTAGAAACTTCTCCCATCTATCTCGCCAACTCTATATTAGTATTAGAAGATCCAAACAATCAATTGGACTTTGAAACCATTCAGTCCCCGGAATACGCAGCCAAATTCATCAAAGTTCCCTCTTCCAAGGAAGCTTTCAATTTTTCTTATTCAAAATCTACTTATTGGCTTCGAATCCAAGTACAAAATCCAAATCCAATTCCTAAAGATACCGTGATTGTTGTTGCCTATCCCAGATTAAAAACAATGGATTTATACTTTCAAAGTACAAAAGAATTCAAAGAAATTCATTCTGGTTATACGGTTCCACTTTCACTTCGTCCTTACAAAAGTCGATTTTTTGTTTTTCCGATCCAATTTTCTGGAAATGCAACCGCTACTTTATATTTAAAAGTAAATTCACCCAATGCCATCAACCTTCCTATCCAACTTTGGGACAAAGTTACCTACGATAGACACGAGATCGATGACCATGTCATCCAAGCCTTATACTTTGGAATCGCTTTAGCCATGGCTATATTCAATTTATTTGTATTTTTTATCCTTAAGGATTCTAATTATCTTTTATATGTTTTCTTGGTTCTTTCGACTGCTTTGACCATTGCTTCGCATAACGGAATTGCTTCGGAATATCTATGGCAAAATTCACCTTGGATGGATCAATATTTGATCAACATTTTAATCTCCGTTGTATTGATATTGTTTTTGGTCTTTATGCGGAATTTATTAAATACCAAAAAATTAGTACCAAAACTGGATTTTGTAAGTAAAGTTTTGATTGTAGTTCAAATCGTATTACCTCTTTTTTACATTTTGTCTTTTGATTCCTTTATTAAAATTATGGTGGTAAGTCATTCCTTTACAGCTTTTTGGATTTTATTCAATGCCATCATTTGTTCGTTCCAAAAAGAAAGAATTGCCTATTTTTTCCTACTAGCCTTTGCATTTTTATTTTCTGCTTTGATTGTTTCTACACTTCGAGCCTTAGGATTCATTCCTACTAATTCATTTACCATTGATGGCCCACAATTTGGATCAGCCGCCGAAATGTTGTTACTTGCCTTTGCGCTTGCAGATCGTTACAATACCATCATCAAAGAAAAGGAAACCGCAGAAGCACTTGTAAAATCAAATTTAGAAAAATCCAATTTGGACTTAGAAGAAAAGGTCAAAGAAAGAACTTATATTTTAAACAAAACTTTAAGTGCCATGCGAAGAGATCTTTTTGTTGCTAAAAAAATCCAAGAGAATTCTTTAATCACCGATCCAAAGTTATTTCACCAATTACATCTTGTGTATCGTTATCTTCCTGTATCAGAAGTGGGAGGAGATTTTTTTGATGTTTGTCAATTGAATGAAACTAAGTTTAGAATTCTAATTGCTGATGCAACTGGTCACGGAGTCCATGCAGCGATGATTACTATGGCGATCAAAGGTTTGTATGATAATATTAAAAACTTTGAATTGATGCCATCCAAGGTAATGGAAATTTTTAACGAAGAGTTTATGGATAACTTTGTATCCCTCAATAGCCTTTTAACGGCTTTGATTTTAGATATCGATATCGATAAAAAAACAATCCAGTTTGCTTCGGCTGGACATCCTCCTGCCGTTCTTTTGAAAAAGAATGAAATTCAACTTTTAGAAAAAACCGGTAGGATGATGGGCCTCAAAAAACAAACCCATTACGGCCAATCGGAACTTCATTGGGAAACCGGGGACCGGCTCTTTTTATTTACCGACGGTGTTTTTGAAGCTTTCAACCCAAAGGAAGAGGAGTTTGGAGAGGAAAAAGCCTACGCACTTTTTCAATCCACCAGAAATCTCAGTTTGGATGCGGCCGAAGACCACCTCCTAAAAACACTACAAATCTTTCTCAATGGTCAGGATCGCCAGGACGATTTAACCATCCTCGGGATCGATTTGTAA
- a CDS encoding alkene reductase, whose translation MKSLFSEAKLGNLTLKNKVVMAPMTRSRSLGNVPGDIVATYYEQRAEAGLIVTEGTSPSPNGLGYARIPGIFSEEQTIAWKKVTDKVHAKGSRIFVQLMHTGRIAHELNLPKGAKVVGPSAILAKDQIWTDADGMKDHSTPHELSKQELLTTKEEFVNAAKNAVKAGFDGVELHAANGYLLEQFLHPSSNQRTDEYGGSIENRIRFVVEVATAVSEAIGKDKTAIRLSPYGAYNDLLPFPETHEEYSLLAEKLNQVGIVYIHLVDHSSMGAPTVEPETVQNIRKAFKGTLILSGGYDAERAEKDLSSGNADLVAFGKPFLANPDLVTRFQKNISLASFDQTTLYTPGEKGYTDYALAN comes from the coding sequence GTGAAATCATTATTTTCAGAAGCGAAATTAGGAAATCTAACCTTAAAAAATAAAGTGGTGATGGCCCCCATGACCCGTTCCCGTTCCCTTGGAAATGTTCCCGGTGACATTGTCGCCACTTACTATGAACAAAGAGCTGAAGCCGGACTCATCGTGACAGAAGGAACATCTCCATCACCGAATGGTCTTGGTTATGCGAGAATCCCAGGAATCTTTTCTGAAGAACAAACGATTGCTTGGAAAAAAGTAACAGACAAAGTCCATGCGAAGGGCAGTAGAATTTTTGTTCAATTGATGCATACAGGTCGTATTGCTCATGAACTCAATTTACCAAAAGGTGCAAAAGTGGTTGGGCCTTCTGCAATTCTTGCCAAAGACCAAATCTGGACCGATGCCGATGGAATGAAAGATCATTCCACTCCCCATGAATTATCCAAACAAGAATTACTAACAACAAAAGAAGAATTTGTAAATGCTGCTAAAAATGCCGTTAAAGCGGGCTTTGATGGTGTTGAATTACATGCAGCGAATGGATATTTGTTGGAACAGTTTTTACACCCATCTTCAAACCAACGTACCGATGAATATGGTGGATCTATCGAAAATCGAATTCGATTTGTTGTCGAAGTGGCAACTGCTGTGAGCGAAGCCATTGGAAAAGATAAAACCGCTATCCGTTTGTCCCCTTACGGTGCTTATAATGACCTTTTACCGTTCCCAGAAACTCATGAAGAATATTCATTGTTAGCTGAAAAACTAAATCAAGTAGGAATTGTGTACATCCATTTGGTGGATCATTCTTCTATGGGTGCTCCAACGGTAGAACCAGAAACGGTTCAGAACATTCGAAAAGCCTTCAAAGGAACACTCATCCTCAGTGGTGGTTACGACGCAGAACGTGCAGAGAAAGATTTGTCCTCCGGCAATGCCGACTTAGTTGCTTTTGGAAAACCATTTCTAGCCAATCCTGACTTAGTCACAAGATTCCAAAAGAACATCAGCTTAGCTTCTTTTGACCAAACCACTCTATATACACCTGGCGAAAAAGGATATACGGATTACGCTCTGGCAAACTAA